From a single Osmerus mordax isolate fOsmMor3 chromosome 6, fOsmMor3.pri, whole genome shotgun sequence genomic region:
- the tstd3 gene encoding thiosulfate sulfurtransferase/rhodanese-like domain-containing protein 3 produces MALKACRKFSGVIPRLLFKRNGPPFPCASKGMPSDMPETQTRCAYVLWTKRAYLLRSFSSSSSPSETNVSYDQLKQILASKSSVVIDVREPWELREYGHMPGSINVPLGQVCVALQLDPEEFRERFGGDMPQQTDHIIFSCLAGIRSMKALDTAVSLGYTDVRHYPGGWQEWAELEQLN; encoded by the exons ATGGCTCTCAAAGCTTGCAGAAAGTTTTCGGGAGTGATTCCCCGACTCTTGTTTAAAAGAAATGGCCCTCCTTTCCCCTGTGCCTCGAAAGGAATGCCATCAGACATGCCAGAGACTCAAACCCGCTGTGCTT ATGTCCTGTGGACCAAAAGAGCGTACTTGTTGCGTAGTTTCAGCTCGTCGTCTTCGCCCTCCGAAACCAATGTGTCCTACGACCAACTGAAGCAAATCCTTGCCTCTAAGTCTAGTGTAGTCATAGATGTGCGCGAACCATGGGAGTTGAGAGAGTACGGACACATGCCGGGGTCAATCAACGTCCCTT tgggccaggtgtgtgttgcCCTGCAGCTGGACCCCGAGGAGTTCAGGGAGAGGTTTGGAGGAGACATGCCCCAGCAGACGGACCACATCATCTTCTCCTGCCTGGCAGGAATCAGGAGCATGAAGGCCCTGGACACAGCAGTCTCTCTGGGATACACAGA TGTTCGGCATTACCCTGGTGGCTGGCAGGAATGGGCGGAGCTTGAGCAGCTGAACTGA
- the zgc:172323 gene encoding desmin — protein MSRSPERMSSYRRHFEDTSATSIQVRMSSPSPVRRQDGRQASASYSRSMATTNSMRAEGRRTVSAARKTRTTGLGGGTLCVGFGGEKAIDLDVAAAENQEFLATRSGERKEMVVLNDRLAAYIEKERRVRSLQQQNALLETEIEAYQNRFQKPSGLRLLYEEQLKEMKRVADQMKVQRELALAAKQAMSGQLEAIKIRYEEAVELRRKAELEIEAFRPDVDAATSTRIVLEKRQEQLEVEIEFLQRVHQQEIEELLKQIYSAHAQAQSAFALPDLSAALKQIQSQYDDIAAKNLKEMDNWYQSKFEDISSKTTKSVDVVRNVRQEITGAKKEIQNKERDMESLRTKGDALEAQIRETQERHKKELEDMQARIQALHLELKSTKEKIALHLREYQDLLNMKMALEIEITTYRKLIEGEDSRLSTMVQSMSLMSSSMTAIGSGMSMGFGGGMGGGGMGGGGMGGGGMGGAGGGMGGGMGGAGGGMGGGGMGGAGGGMGGGGMGGAGGGMGGGGMGGAGGMGGGVGMGGAGGGMGGGGGMGGGGMGGAGGMGGGMGGAGMGEAGGMGAGGMSGGGMGDGMGGGGMGGGMGGGGMGGGMGGGGGMGGGVGGGGGMGGGAGGGVGGGMGGGPGGAGEGGMGGGGVGGVGGGTGGVGMGGGAVGVGGGVGGMGGGVGGGVGGGRAGGPGVVAGGNGVKVNRSQQQAVEMTERRTVLIRTVKTDEDVLETDQQEQTYIISGAADDSDEE, from the exons ATGAGTCGCTCCCCGGAGAGAATGTCGTCGTACCGCCGCCACTTTGAGGACACTAGCGCCACGTCTATCCAGGTCCGGATGTCCAGCCCTTCTCCTGTCAGGAGGCAGGATGGCCGGCAAGCCTCGGCCAGCTACTCCCGAAGCATGGCCACCACCAATAGCATGAGGGCCGAGGGGCGCCGCACCGTGTCCGCGGCACGCAAAACCCGCACCACGGGCCTCGG TGGCGGGACTCTGTGCGTGGGCTTTGGTGGCGAGAAAGCCATCGACCTGGACGTGGCCGCCGCGGAGAACCAGGAGTTCCTCGCCACGCGCAGCGGCGAGCGCAAGGAGATGGTCGTGCTCAACGACAGGCTGGCTGCCTACATCGAAAAGGAAAGACGC GTCCGCTCCCTGCAGCAGCAGAATGCCCTGCTGGAGACGGAGATCGAGGCCTACCAGAACCGGTTCCAGAAGCCGTCGGGTCTGAGGCTGCTGTACGAGGAGCAgctgaaggagatgaagagagtcgCGGATCAGATGAAGGTCCAGAGG GAACTTGCGCTTGCAGCCAAGCAGGCCATGAGTGGCCAGCTGGAGGCCATCAAGATAAGGTACGAGGAGGCCGTGGAGCTGAGGAGGAAGGCTGAGCTGGAGATCGAAGCCTTCCGTCCG GACGTGGACGCGGCCACCTCCACACGCATTGTTCTGGAGAAGCgccaggagcagctggaggtgGAGATCGAGTTCCTGCAGAGGGTTCACCAGCAG GAAATCGAGGAGCTGCTGAAGCAGATCTATTCGGCTCATGCCCAGGCTCAGAGTGCTTTCGCCTTGCCGGACCTCTCGGCTGCACTCAAACAGATCCAGAGTCAGTACGACGACATCGCAGCCAAGAACCTGAAG gaaatGGATAACTGGTATCAATCGAAGTTCGAGGATATAAGCAGCAAAACTACGAAAAGCGTGGACGTGGTCCGGAACGTCCGGCAGGAGATAACCGGCGCCAAGAAAGAA ATCCAGAACAAGGAGCGTGATATGGAGTCTCTGAGGACCAAAGGGGACGCCCTGGAGGCCCAGATCCGAGAGACCCAGGAGCGACAcaagaaagagctggaggacaTGCAG GCCCGCATCCAAGCCCTTCACCTGGAGCTGAAGTCCACCAAGGAGAAGATCGCACTGCACCTGAGGGAGTACCAGGACCTGCTGAACATGAAGATGGCTCTCGAGATCGAGATCACCACCTACAG GAAGCTGATTGAGGGCGAGGACTCTCGCCTCTCCACCATGGTGCAGAGCATGTCTCTGATGAGCAGCAGTATGACTGCCATCGGTAGTGGAATGAGCATGGGctttggaggagggatgggaggaggaggaatgggaggaggaggaatgggaggaggaggaatgggtggagcaggaggaggaatgggaggaggaatgggtggagcaggaggaggaatgggaggaggagggatgggtggagcaggaggaggaatgggaggaggagggatgggtggagcaggaggaggaatgggaggaggagggatgggtggagcaggaggaatgggaggaggggtaggaatgggaggagcaggaggaggaatgggaggaggaggagggatgggaggaggagggatgggtggagcaggaggaatgggaggaggaATGGGTGGAGCGGGGATGGGTGAAGCAGGAGGAATGGGAGCAGGAGGGATGAGTGGAGGAGGAATGGGAGAtggaatgggaggaggagggatgggaggtggaatgggaggaggagggatgggaggtggaatgggagggg gaggaggaatgggTGGAGGAgtaggtggtggaggaggaatgggaggaggagcaggaggaggagtaggtggAGGAATGGgtggaggacctggaggagctggagaaggaggaatgggaggaggtggagttgGAGGAGTGGGTGGAGGAACTGGAGGAGTGGGAATGGGTGGAGGAGCAGTAGGAGTAGGAGGTGGAGTaggaggaatgggaggaggagttggaggaggagtgggtggaggaagagcaggaggtcCTGGGGTTGTGGCTGGAGGAAATGGAGTGAAGGTGAACCGCTCCCAGCAGCAGGCGGTGGagatgacagagaggagaaccGTGCTGATAAG GACGGTGAAGACAGACGAGGATGTGCTGGAGACAGACCAGCAGGAGCAGACCTACATCATCTCTGGAGCTGCCGATGACTCTGATGAAGAGTAG